The DNA sequence ACTGATCTTCCCCTCCACACCAATCACGAGTTTTTCTCCATTCCTCTCGTATATCGTCGTAACGCCCTTAATGCTAGGTTTTGAAAAAGACTTTTCATGTCATTCCCATTTAGGTCCGATTCGGATCCCTCCGTTGTTTCCTTTTCCTCCCGCACCTTTTCCTCGAAATGAGAAAGAAGATGGTACACTCGAATTGTATTATTTAAGTACTTATTGCTTGCCAAAGATCCTACTTCTACAATTGGTGGGTCACCGGGTTATTCAAATAAGTCGTGTTTTCTGTGGTTTTCCCATGTTACAACTTTCGTACCAATTCGGTCGATCCGGAATGGATCGGTTAAACATTCCATTAGGGAGCCTGGTCTTGACTCTTCTGTGTGGTATTCATTCTCGTTCGGCTCTTGGAATCACATCCAGCAGTGGTTGGAACAGCTCGCAAAATCCAACCACTTCACCTACTTTATTGCCCCTAACCGTTTCTCGTACCTCTATTGAAACAGAATGGTTTCATGTTCTTTCATCGATTGGTTATTCCTCTCTGTTCGTATCTCTTTTTCCAATTTCGGTCTCGATTAGTTTACAAGATTAAATGGCCAATTCTCTTCTGGACCCTCGATTCTTTAGTTTTCCAAGAATGTTGAGCCGGGTATGTAAGCCATGTATCTAGGCGTTCCTCGAGAAAGAAGGGCTTTTGTTTTTTTGCATCCTGTATTGGTCTTGCAGTTATATATTAGAATAATAAATATTATTCTTGTCTTATATTATATAATACATAATATTAGAAAGATGGTACATAATATCTCATACACGTACATAAAGAAGTTCCTGCATATCCTCTCTAATAATGTAATTAAGGGCTAAGGGGGGTTTCTTGGGTACATTAAGACATAACTCGACATCCCGAAATCAAGTCGGCGGCTCTATTGCTCTCCCTCCAACAATGTGTGACTCTAAAAAAACAAACTGCTCTGGCATTTTCAGTGAAGCTCAGCAGCATATTTCGCGCTTATGGGGCTTGGAGTTAATCATCTTGACTGCATATAATGAGTCAGACTCTACCCAAAGGTTCCGAATGCCCATTCGCGAAGCCATCTCCCCCGTATGGCGGATTGCATAAAGTTCCACCTTCAAAATCTCTCTCCACTCAACCGTCTTCCGGAAAGCCCAAAGAGGCCGATAAAGTCTCTTTCTCTATCTCGGTCTCGGTTTAGCGATAGGTTGCTCTCAAACGATAGCCAAGTTTGATTTGCTGTTTTAGCCTGGGTACGTACACATACGCGTACTATAGAATCTAGATGTCTGATTGGTCTCCATAGCTTGATTTGCTTTCCTCCTAGCTGGATGGGTTTCTTGCTTTCTGCCTTGATTGAGAACCTCGAATCGTTGTTATCGTTTTTAGTAGAATTGGGTTCTTAATAATAGGCATGCTGTCTCCTCTTTTGATTATTCCTACACGCACGAGAGGAGCAGACGGTTTTTCGTTGATGGGCAGGTGATAAGATCTGTATTGGATAAGTTTCTTTCACCTGTACCATGATATGCCTGATTGGCTGTTTATAGAATTGGTCCAGGAATGCTGTCACTCAATTACTAGGTCTTCTTCCCACGTGTACGTAAATATAAGAGAGTGAAGGCTTTCACTAGCGCCTAACGTTTTAGCTAAGGGAAGCAGATAACAAGCGACGGAGGCGGGTAAGCGGAGGCGGGTAAGCGACGTATTAATAGTTAAGCGACGGAGGTAAGCGGAGGAAGCGTAGGAATCGGTTACTCAACTGCCCTTAGACTAGTGTAGCCCGATAGGACTCCTTTAAATGAGTCCGACGGCTAACAGCTAATACCTGCTATCTCGGCAACTCCTACCGATCAAGCAAGGAAGAAAGCAACTCTCGCTGGAGGGACAACTCCAGCTCAGGCAGAGCTAACCATTGAAGAACTAACTGATAGAACTACAAGAAACCAAAGGAAGAAGGTAGATACTTAAGTTAACAGTCAAACAAAAGAAAGCAAATGAAGGCACAAAGAAGGAACAAAGGAACAGACCTTAGAGAAGAAGGAGAACAGTCACAGATAGATTCAAAGCTAAGGAGGAAACGAGTAAAGAAAACAGATGGCATCTTATATAGAGTATAGAGAAAGATTCTCACAATAAAAACAAGAAGGAGAATTTGACTCTTCAACCGGAACCCGCGCCTGTGCGCCTACCGAGCTAGCAACACCCCCTCTTTCTCCCCCACAGAAGGACAGTGATATAACAACCCTTAGGTTACAATCAACCATGAATTCCAACAAGGAGAAGCCAAGGAACAAGACATACCGAAGGAGGGCCTAGCTAGTCTAATAGGACAGGTAAAGCAACAACCGAGAGAGGCCTTGGCCTTTACATTTTCAGCATCCCGGGCTCCATTCGCCCATCAATCAATAAATGGACCACTAAATATAAATAGGAGTCGAACCGGTGACGTGTATTCAGCAACACCGGAGAGGAACACCATAAGGAAACTTCTATACATATCCGGTAACAGACAAAAAGCACTACTTGAAATAATCACTGATAGAGCTATCGGAGAACAATAGAAACAAGGCGTACCGAGCGTACCATAGAAAGACACGTTCGACCACGGAAAAATGTATTGCGGAAAATTCCCCACTGCTGCCTCCCGTAGGAGTCTGGGTCCCTTCGCTCCACTATGACAGCTAAACCAAGTAAAAATCTTCATCTCTCTGTAAGCCACTAAACGGGTTCTACACCTAAATAGGTTAAGGTAGGGTATTTTTTAGAAAAAGCTACCTTAGCACAAGCGCTAAGCGATAATAATACTTTTCTGAACTTGACGTGAATCTTATGCCAGTCATCAAATTTCCAGATGGTGGTGCCCGAGTGTCAATATTTTTGCAGTCCATAGGGAATGCATTTCGAAAGCATCTTTTCGGCGATAAAGGAGCTAATCTTTTAGGTGAGAAAGCTACAGAACAAGTCCTCAAACGAAGTGAGGGGAAGCAAGTGAAGAGAGCGGAGCGGGTGAAGAGCACTTTCTGCACTTTTGAACTTAAAGAAGCCAGCGCTTCTCTTGATTAGTGAAATGATAAGGGCACTAGCACGAGATCACTGAAACCTCGATTTCTACTACGGATATTAATCCTATCCTACCCGTCTTATAAGGGCTACGACCAGAATCGAAGTAAGAAAGAGAGGAAGAAATGGATATACATAGTCTATATCTTATTTTTCCCTAATCTTATTAGCCCAGCAAGGAAAGATATGGCAAAGAACAAGATAACAAACAGTAAAGCCACTTATCTCTTTCATGAGCAAGGGCAGTTGGCGGGGAAGCAAGAAGAAATCCAAGTGGCCAGCTGAAGTGGAATTGGATTATTAAATCCGGCTTATTGTTATTTCGAGCAATGTATAAGGCAACTCTCCAATCGTGGGAAGACGCTGCAGTTCACCGAGAATGACGAGAGACCTACTCTCTCCCATCCCAGGAATCATTCAATAGAGAGAAGAAGGAGAACCGAAGATATCAAGCTTGGCTGCGCTGCCCGTCGCATCGGACTCCCAACGGCTAAGAGCGGGAACCATGATTAGCTTAATGCCTTTCGGCTATAGGACATTAGACTTCTACCGGCTACCGGGAAAAAGATTAGACTAGATCAAAGGACTAGATCGATCAGCAGCCGTAGCTGCAGTAGAAAAAGCAGTAGTTGGAGTTGGTACTTCAACCGGTTCTTTTACAGTCCCACCTTCATAAGGAAGAACTGCCTTGAAGGGTAAGGCAGGTCAAAAGAGTGGGCATCTTTCTTACCTATGGCTAACTCAAAAAAATCTGAGAGGGGAGGTTGCTCTGCTCTGGATGCACCGGTCAGAACGGGGAAAGCTGCTCTTAGAGCTATCTCTTTCCGATCTAGGCAGATGGTTGAATCTAATGCGAGTAGCACTAGGCCTAGAGCGGAATATTAGGTAGTACGAGTTGCTATATTTTTCCATCCCCCTTCGGGAAGAAACTCTCTTTGACTTTTGAGAAGATAGACCCAAGTAGCCCTTGAATGATCATCCATTATGGTTCAAAAATATCGAAAACCTTCTGTTCTGTGGTTTCAACTGAAAAAGGGCCCAAAATGTCAATGTGAATCAGATCAAAAGGTTCATCACAAATGTTATTATGAGATTGAAAAGGTAAGTGTTTTTGTTTAGCCAAAGGACAGATTTTACAAATGGTCTGAGATTTTACAAATGGTCTGATTGACCTTTTTATTCTTATGAGTAGGGAGTCAATCTGAAAGGATAGCAGTTTTAGAAGAAGGATGGAGCAGAAAGATAGAAAGATCAGTTGCTGGAAATCAAATATGTAAATAGTCGAGTTATTGCATTCCTCTCACAAACTATCAATTTCATAAGAGAAGAAAGATCGTTTTTTTAAATTATCAATTTCATAAGAGAAGAAAGATCGTTTTTAGAAAAGAAAGAACGTTTTGATTCGAGGCGGATCCCTTTTTTCTTTGCCTTTACGAGTAAGAAAGTGGTTACGCTCCGCTGGGGAGCCGGAACTGTAAATTCCTACTGTGGTTCGAGTCCACAAACCACTGAGAGCTCTGGCATCGGTTCAGGCTAAATCCTGAAGAAAGCTAGAAAGCGCTGTTTGATGAGCCTTTACGAGTTGAGTAAACAAATCAATCAAAAAGCTTTCTCCTTAAGGTTCTCACACTCTAATGACAAAGCGGCCGTTCACGTCAAGAATAGACTTTTTTGATTCCCTTGCTTCTAGTTCTCAGAGTTTCATCGAGATTTTTGTGGTGT is a window from the Brassica napus mitochondrion, complete genome genome containing:
- the ccmB gene encoding cytochrome c biogenesis ccmB, which codes for MRRLFFELYYKLIFSSTPITSFSLFLLYIVVTPLMLGFEKDFLCHFHLGLIWISLLFSFLSAPFFRNEKEDGTLELYYLSTYCLPKILLLQLVGHWVIQISCVFCGFPMLQLLYQFGRSGMDWLNILLGSLVLTLLCGIHSCLALGITSSSGWNSLQNLTTLPTLLPLTVFCTSIETEWFHVLLLIGYFFLFVSLFPILVSISLQD
- the orf101c gene encoding hypothetical protein, with the protein product MKIFTWFSCHSGAKGPRLLREAAVGNFPQYIFPWSNVSFYGTLGTPCFYCSPIALSVIISSSAFCLLPDMYRSFLMVFLSGVAEYTSPVRLLFIFSGPFID